GATCCGGTTGATCGTCTCCGTCAGCACCTCGCGGCCGGAGACCTCCCGGCCGTCGCGCAGTTGCAGGCGGAGGAGCATCGCGATCATCTGCAGGTTGTTCTTGACGCGGTGGTGCATCTCGCGGACCATCGCCGACTTCACGACCAGACTGGCGTTCTCGATCGCAAGCGCGGTCTGGTTGGCGAGGGTCTGCAGCATGTTGATCTCCGACTGGGTGAACTGGTGCCGCCGCGCCGTGTAGCAGTTGATCACGCCGAGCGTGCGGTCTCGTACCCGAAGCGGCACCGAGAGCAGTGACCGCACGTGGGGCGGCTCGACCAGCTCGTGCGCGAGGAAGCGGGGGTCGCTGGCGAGGTCCAGGCTCGCCGCCGGCTGGCCGCTGGCCGCGGCCTCTCCGGGAATACCCTCCCCGGCGCGAAGGGTGCGGCGGGGGCGGCTCCCCGATGGTTCGGGGTGGGCCGCGGCGAGCACGAGCTCATCGCCGTCGAGCAGCATCAACGTGCACATCGGCGCGTCGAATACCCGCGCGGCCATCTCCACCACCAGCCGGAGGATCTGCTCGAGGTAGAGCGGCGAGGTCAGCGTCTCGCTGACCTCGGCGAGCGTACGGAGCTCCATGATCTGGCGCCGCATGCTGTCGTACAGGCGCGCCTTCTCGAGGGTGCCGCTGGCGAGGTCGGCGATAATGCTGAGCAGCTCGACCTCGTCCTCGCCCCACTCGTGCGCGCCGGTCGTTTGGACGTTGATCGCGCCGAGCACTTTGCCGGCCACGGTCAGCGGCACGGCGAGCAGCGACTGGAACAGCACCTCGTGCGTCTCCGGGAGGAGCTTGAAGCGCGGATCCGCCGCCGCGTCGGTGGAGGCGACGGGTTGCCCCGTGTCGGCCGCCCAGCCGGTCAGGCCCTCGCCCAGCCGAAGGCGGGCGCGGCCGATCGCGTCCGCAGCGAGGCCGGTCGTGGCGTTGAGGACGAGGTACTCGCGTGAGGCGTCCAGGAGGTAGATCGAGCAGCTGTCCACCCGCATGACCTCCGCGGTCGTGCGGGTGATCAGGGTGAGCGTGGTGTCGAGGTCCAGCGCGGCGCTGATCGCCCGGCTGATGGCGCGGAGCGCGGAGATTTCCGCCGTCTTCCGGGCGAGCTGTTGGGTCGGACCGTGTTCTCGGGTACGCTCGTGCGTCATCGCCCCTCCGTGCGACACCGCACCCTCCCGCGGCGGGCCCGTTCGTGTTCGACGGGCCGCGGGGCCCCGGCGCGGGCGTCTGAAGCCGGGTGGTCCTCCGCGCTGCTCGCGCGGCGTCCGCCGGATCGGTGTGTCACGGGTGCTTGCCCGACGGGGCCAACGGTGTCGCGGCGTGCGCGGCGGGCATCATCCGCGCGGCGGCCTCGATGTCCTGCGGCTTGAACGCGCTGCGGCGGTTCACCGCGACCGCCCACGCCATCAGGCCGAGCGTGATCACGACGACGGCGACGCGCACCCCCACGTTGATCGGGGCGATCGTCACGGGGGCGATGAGAATGCTCACGAGGTTCATGACCTTGATCAGCGGGTTGAGCGCGGGGCCCGCCGTGTCTTTCATCGGGTCGCCGACGGTGTCGCCGATCACGCCGGCCTTGTGGTATTCCGTGCCCTTGCCGCCGAGGAACCCGTCCTCGATCTTCTTCTTCGCGTTGTCCCAGGCGCCCCCGGTGTTGGCCATGAACACCGCCATGAGCTGCCCCGTCAGGATCGCGCCGGCCAGGAACGCGCCGAGCGGGGCCGCACCCAGTGCCATCGCCACCATGATCGGGGCGCAGATCGCGACCACCGCGGGGGAGGCGAGCTCCCGTTGCGCGGCCAGCGTGGCGATGTCCACGCACCGATCGTATTGGGGCTTGCCGGTTCCCTCCATGATCCCAGGGATTTCGCGGAATTGGCGGCGGACTTCTTCGACGATTTGGAACGCCGATCGGCCGACCGCGCGGATCAGGAACGCTGACACCAGGAACGGGACCGCGCCCCCGATCAACAGACCGATGAAGATGAGCGGCAGGTTGACTTGGATGCCGATCCGCTCGAGCGCCGCCGCCGCCGTGGCGCCGCCCTGGGCGAGCGTC
This is a stretch of genomic DNA from bacterium. It encodes these proteins:
- a CDS encoding GAF domain-containing protein, coding for MTHERTREHGPTQQLARKTAEISALRAISRAISAALDLDTTLTLITRTTAEVMRVDSCSIYLLDASREYLVLNATTGLAADAIGRARLRLGEGLTGWAADTGQPVASTDAAADPRFKLLPETHEVLFQSLLAVPLTVAGKVLGAINVQTTGAHEWGEDEVELLSIIADLASGTLEKARLYDSMRRQIMELRTLAEVSETLTSPLYLEQILRLVVEMAARVFDAPMCTLMLLDGDELVLAAAHPEPSGSRPRRTLRAGEGIPGEAAASGQPAASLDLASDPRFLAHELVEPPHVRSLLSVPLRVRDRTLGVINCYTARRHQFTQSEINMLQTLANQTALAIENASLVVKSAMVREMHHRVKNNLQMIAMLLRLQLRDGREVSGREVLTETINRILSIAAVHEILAAEGVRQVVAREMLEHVAQTVSQTMAPPGFALAVKVTGDDVSLPSRQATSLALVVNELLQNAMEHAFNGRTNGTVLITLAAGRDTLRVEVQDDGIGLPPGFSPDRSGDLGLEIVHTLVRDDLKGRIDFTNAGGTRAVITMPRPAGV